GTAAatcaatgaaaacaaagaaacagttGTCAGTTGTTGCCTTTtaggacacaaacacagacactgataGAGCAGCGTTACCAGCAGTACCAGGTAAGAAACACCTTTTAGACTCGAATCACTTACTGAGCTTTAACTTACTGTCCAAATAGctaataacattaattaaatgctaTAGAGCTTTAACGTCTTGTCAGAGTAGAAGTATTTATACTTATTTTGTAAATTAGGGACTATTTTTATgtgctgtttttaaaattatgctTTATATTCTTTTATgctacataaaaaaacattaaaaccagtaaaaagtgttttttttcttatttagaaTCAGTGATAAAAACAGCAAAGGCTGACTTTTGATACATCTCTAAAAAATGAACATActtcttcatttcatttctcagagcatgtgtgtgtggcagaATAGGCGCGTAAGATGGGTCATTTCTAAGACAGGTGTAGGTCAGCACTTGGTCAGGAgtaatgaatgaacaaatgaataataataataataataatgataataataataataattcttcatttttatatagcgctttatcGAGGAACCAAAGACGCTTACAATTCAAAGTACATAGATAATGCTTAACACGGACAACAAGAGcacaataatacaaacaaaaagacaaggcaGTATAGGGGAGGTCACATGAAGGAGCGTAACAGACTGAGGGCAGGTTATGAGTTTGGTGAGGCAGACCAGTTTACATAAGAAATGCTGTATAATGGCAGGTATGAATGCCGTAGCGTTAGAGTCTTCCTGGCAGAGCTGTGGCTGAAGCTTCCATTTCCAGGCAAGgcaattttatttatgtagcacctTTTAGACTGCTGAGGTGTTTAATGTGTGGATTGTGTTTCTCTTGTTCTCCACAGTCATGAGTTCAGCTCTGTATCTGGTCCTGCTTTTCTCAGGTCAGTGTAGCTTCATGATCATCTGTAAAACTCTCTGCTgcttcattactgtactgtcaTGCTGACGAGAGCTTTCATCTCTCCAGCTCTGTGGACGCTCTCCTTCTGTGCAACTCGTCAGTTTTATGTGGTGAATGAAAGAAAGTCCTGGACCAAAGCTCAGAACTACTGCAGAGAGAAATACACTGACCTGGCCACCATTGAGAGCAAGGAGGAGATGAACGCTGTAACAGCTGTTGTCAAAGGGACAGCAGGCCGTATCTGGATAGGACTGAGACAGAAATATCCAAAGAGCAGCGCTGTAAGCAATCAGGAACATTTAGAAGACATGACAGTAATGCAACTAAAGGTGGTGTGGGGTGAAGTGCAGGTTGTGAAAAAATCTGTCAAAACTTGGTTGATGGTTTTATCTGGTGTGATGAGCTCTGAGAGGTCAGTGTTTAAACAGTTCACTGATCAGGTATTAATGTGTTTCTAGGTCTGGATCTGGTCAGATGGGAGTAACTCCTCATACAGATACTGGAACAATGGAGAGCCAAACAACGGTGTGGGTAATGTCTGTGTGCAGTTATGGAAAAGCCCTGAATACAGGTGGAATGATGACTACTGCACTCGCTCAAATCCATTTATCTGCTATAAAAGTGAGTGATGTGAGGtgatgaaatgctctgttgcaGATACAATCCATTCACTACTATTGGCCATGTTTGGAGATGACTTGTTTTAAATAGAGTTAGATCCGAATAGTGTATCTGGATGAAGTGAGAGATCGACATTTACAGAGAGAAAGTGCACTAACCCAAACACAACTAGCCTTTCtgaatattgttgctgtcagatcAACACCTTactttggtttttttttatttttattttggacataATTCAAAATTcaagctgccctttacactgtgggAAAAAAGtcatggtgaatggactaaGTGAAGCACAGTGTGGTCTAAAATTATGTGGGGAAAATGAATTTTACTCACTTAGATATAatctttgttttctctgttttgcaGAGCTTCCGCTCCTCCTGATTAATCAGAAGAAGACGTGGAGAGAAGCTCTGAGATACTGCAGAGTGAATCATGTGGATCTggtttctgttcacactgaggAAATCCAGCACTGGGTGGAAACAGCTGTTTATTATGCCTCCACTGCTAATGTGTGGATGGGTCTGCGTCACACCTGCACCCTGAATATCTGGTTCTGGGTGAAAGGAGAGTTCATCTGCTACCAGAACTGGGCTCTGGGGAACGGGACAGGGGTGGAAGACTGCAGTGGAGGAGAAAGAACAGGAGCGGTGCAGTCTGGGAGTAAGCAGTGGGTCAGTCTGCCAGAGAATCAGAGACTCAACTTCATCTGCACTGTTTAGGGTGAGACAGAGGACTGAATGTCTGTCAACAGCTACATATTGATGGTGAAAGAAATACCAACTGATCCTGTTTGCTCCTTCACGTATAACTGGGACAGTGGTATGTTTTGTTATCATTGTTAAAGGcttcagcaacatgtttcaaatgtATTCTGATATGAAGGTTATTTCCTGCAGTAATTCGTGGGGGTTTTTAATTCACTTATATGCTAAAGACTTTTACTCTCATTattcattcatacattcataaaAAGTTTCCAAACTACAAACGTGTGAATGTGTGCTGATATAAATATTCTCAAAGCGTTAATTAAAGTACTCAAGAATCAAACATTAGGTTTAATTTAGGCTATATATAACATATCCAATGACTGAGCTTCTGCCTACAAACTACAATCATCACAGTCCGAGCACATAAAGCAAATATAGGGTTTTTAGCAGGTAGAACAGATTACAGCCAGGCAGGGATTTTAGAATGggctctgttttatttatttttaattattgttgattaaaaagatttttaccaGATTGATGTTTTGACTTTGGTatgaaaaacaacagatttttaCAAATCGTGTTTACCTATATTAAATTTgccagtgctggacagtaactgagtaaatgtaattggtttctgtacttaagtagtttttttcatgtatttatactgaagtatttccactccactacatttcagagtctaatatccgactttttcctcctacattttgagaaatctgtcgttccttttggtttctgtgtgtgtaaaaacatcacatgtcaaaacgaaagaagcgcaaagccagagcaccaatcagggcccagcggtcactttgtttagagctggttttgacctgttggtcataccgacccagtgcagcacgcggttcaacgtcagcgcagcagcgtaaaactttgggagagtctgttcaacataaatgatgaactaacctaactttgtgtaaatagagctcaatatagaaatatgtccacatatgcagtcgagactgacgcggcttttttctgaatttctacaaacaccatttcattttatagtaaatgagtttgggctggtttatgtttatgaacagacgcctacagatcaacatagtaaaggagctcatctgtgatcctgagtttaaagccagtttttattcaacttaaacttttaactaagttgtaaataaatctgaaactgaaactttgcttgtgtgtaaaaagtgatttcagagccactcggttctccctgatggaaactgtttaccttcagtgttttgtgcttctgatcattttaatagacgtcagcgtcactaattaatgacgttctattaaaagactggtttaccaagagagacgctggaggactttcacctgaaatgagttcatgaagccagtctggttataaaaatgataacaggaccagatcagagccagaattcctcttttagtacttttactttatacttaagtacatttgaaggtaaatactttagtacttttactcaagtggaggtctaaagggaggaacttctactttactggagtgatattttaccttgggtgtgtctactttaactcaagtccATGGTTTGTACATGTTGAACACAGTGAACTGGATCATTCCACAGTGATTACttgtttcattgtgttttagTCTCAGATCTTTTCGTCTCAGTGTATCAGTTTTTTAAGTTTGGTGTTAaagttttgctgttgttttttctggGGAGCCTATGCTTTGATTTATGAgcttttctctatattgtcaCTGCTCACCAATGTACATGCCTGAACTGAAACAAATTTGTCAGCTTTATGATTAAAATATTTCCATATTGTGCTCCACTTTGGGCCTTTTTGTAACATGTGAGATCAGTGAGGCCCAAAATGCAAGTCACCTATAACAAGTGTATATTCAGGGAGTCTTGTGCTGGCTGGCTACTTCAACAATGGCTGGCTTCTAATTTATTTCCCACAGCTGCACTGATGGCAGCTTCAACTTTTTGTCTTAAAAATTCTTTGGGAAATGTCAAATTTCTCctccaggtgagcaagccaggggcaacagtggcaaggagaacctccctcagagctgaggaagaaaccttgggaggaaccaggctcacaaatggggacccatcctcctctggtcag
This window of the Pygocentrus nattereri isolate fPygNat1 chromosome 2, fPygNat1.pri, whole genome shotgun sequence genome carries:
- the LOC108412003 gene encoding macrophage mannose receptor 1-like, with translation MCVCRKYCNPATVKRQAKDTNTDTDRAALPAVPVMSSALYLVLLFSALWTLSFCATRQFYVVNERKSWTKAQNYCREKYTDLATIESKEEMNAVTAVVKGTAGRIWIGLRQKYPKSSAVWIWSDGSNSSYRYWNNGEPNNGVGNVCVQLWKSPEYRWNDDYCTRSNPFICYKKLPLLLINQKKTWREALRYCRVNHVDLVSVHTEEIQHWVETAVYYASTANVWMGLRHTCTLNIWFWVKGEFICYQNWALGNGTGVEDCSGGERTGAVQSGSKQWVSLPENQRLNFICTV